The genomic stretch GGGGGCAGGGAGTCTGGGAGGGCAGGTCTCCTAGAGGCCACCATGGACCTGTGCGGGTCCCCAGACTCCCGGGAGCAACCTGCTTGACAGCTGTTGGGAAGAGGGAGTTGGAGTTCCAGGGAGCCAGCGGGGGGGCGTCCCAGCACCCGCAGACAGGCCAAAAATAGTGTGTGTCTGTGAGCCGGTACAGCGAGGGTGTGTGGTCCCAAGCCCTCGCCCACAGGCCCGCCGGCCCGCCAGGCACCGACAGAACCGGAGCAGAGACAGGGACGTCACCCACAGCGCGTGGGAGCACGCGTCCCCCGCCGCCCCCTGGGGCATGCGTCAGTGCAGGTTTTTGGAGTGCGTCTTGGTAACATCTGTCTGAGATTACGTAACCTTTGACCCAGCGTTCCCGCTCGTAGGAAACGGTCTCGTCCAGCATACTTGCACAATTCCGTGGGGTGGAGGTACAAAGCGTCCAGGTCCCGAAGCCTCGCCGGCAACCACGTGATCCATGCGGCTGTGTGGTGCTGACTGGGAAGCCAGGCATCCCAGGGCTGCGAGAAGAGGCCTCCAGGCAGGCGTGCGTCCGGGGCTGTGCCCGAGAAGGCCCAGGGGTCCTGGGCCAGGCACAGCCAGCAGAGGCTGAGGGGGTGGAAGCTTGGAGGAGGAGGatgtgggaaactgaggcagaccCCACTGAGAGAGTTTGGCAAGAGGCCAGCTTCTGCGGaccctgggtttcccatgcatcAGAGCTGTCAGGGGTGGCGACACTGGTGTATGGAAGCACCTGGACCAGAAGGGGGCAGAGAAAGCGTGGGCCTGGGCCTTCGCCGCACCCACCTAACCCTGAGCATGCCCCAAGTGCCCTCTCCCCAAACACACCGCGTGGGACTCAGCCCCAGCCTCGCCCTGGCCTGTGCCGTCTCCGTCTTTTCATCCTTGACCCAGCGGGTCGGGTCCTCTTTCTTCCCCTGAAGCTGGACGGCGACTCCGGTGGAGCCCAGAGGGGCGGCCCCCCGTTTCCCCTCTCAGTATTGGGgtctgcctgtgctcctggctgGCCGCTTCACAGtcctcctggctggctcccaGCTGGGGCCTGCGTGTTCTCCTCACCGTGTTTGcagaggggctcctgggggctccgTGCTCCCCTCCCCCGGTGTAGCTGCCCGCCCGACGGCTTCGCTCCCCAGTCCTCGCTCCTCACTGAAGACTGGCGCCTTCCCCCAAGTGCGCTGGTGGAGGCCGGCAGCCCCAAGCCGGGCGCGCATGCAGAAGTGAGCGTCTTGGACGTGGCCTGTTCTGGGTGGGGCCCAAGAACCGGATCCCCAGCGCCTCCTTGCCAAGTGTGACCACACGCGTCGTCTTTGGTTTTTACCGCGGCCTTTCAGATGCACGCGAAGTGGGTCCGTTTGTTTGAAACGTGCACTTCAACGCCCAAACTGCCGTGGGCCTTGGACGCATCACGGTTGGTGCCACGTGTGTGTGCAGGGTCTGGGAGCACCGGTCACGCCTTGGAAGCCGCGAGGAGGCTGAGTTTCAGGATCTGAAGGCAGTGGTGAGGAGgcagccaggcagagggaggacGGCAGGCAGGGCCGTGAGGGTCGCGCATGGGCAGGCCGCAGCCTGGTCCTGGTGGTTATGCTGGTGGCGGGAGGGGAGACCCGTGTCCACTGCTGTCAGCTGGTTCCCCCGATTTACCATATATGTCCAGGAGCCGGCCGAGGGGTCCGCGCAGTAGAATCGTCGGGTTTGAGATTCTCTGTTTGGGCCCCTTCCTCCCAGGGGTTGGGAATTAACCAGCGGCCTGGCGCATCGGAACCCAGGCTGCCGCCGTTGGCTGTCTGCAGCCAGGGCCTCCGGGGACATAGGGACTGTTTGGTTGGCGGGTCATTGGCTGGAGTAAGGactggccccggagcctgcctccAGCTCAGAGCTGGGCCACGCCTCATCGGCCCCCTGCAGGGCAGCCTACTGAGCTAACTGGCTTTGAGCTTGCAATCTTCACCACTGGCTTTGGAAAGCTCATCCACGTGCTGAACTGTTAGCAGCTGGGCGTCCATTTTTTTGGCCGTGGTGTGGAGGGGGCGGCTGAAGTGAcgggcagtgaggagccctgcaCAGTGGACAACGCCAGGAGGCCGAGGCCGAGTGACCTAGCGAGGACTTCGCATgactgagggggggggggggctgtacCCAGCAGCCTAATGACTGGAAATTGGTGGTGATGTTAACAGGCTTCAAGCAAACCTGGAAACCTCAGCCGAAGTTAACTCTTGCCAGGCTGGTCGAGTCTCTAGTCTGGGCTGGAGATGGCTCACCAGGGTGGGCCAGCTGTGTTTGCCTCGGTCACCGGATCCTTAGCGGGTGGTTTGGTCCGTCATTCCCCACACACCGATGGGCCGATGGGCCGAGCATTCATTCTAAGTGTCTGCCCCGTCCTGGGGACCAGGGACAGGGGACTGGCCTGGGACACGAGAGAGCCGTGAGGTGGCACTCCCAGAGCTAGCTGACCGCTGGGTGGAGGGCATGGACCCCGAGCCTGGGGGCCTGGCCTAGAGCCCTGGGAGTAGGAGCTGGGGCCTGCAGCCCACCTGGGGACAGACACAGAAATGGGGTGTTCCGTGGGGTGCGGAGCAGGAGGCAGGCGTGGGTCTGAGCTGGGAAAATtaacctctgccctctgccccctgccctccgtAGCATGGACAAGGACAGCCCGGACGTCCACCAGGACCTGAACGCCCTCAAGGCCAAGTTCCAGGAGCTGCGCAAGCTGGTCGGCGCCATGCCCGGCATCCACCTGAGCcccgagcagcagcagcagcagctgcacagCCTGCGCGAGCAAGTGCGCACCAAGAACGCGCTGCTGCAGAAGTACAAGAGCCTCTGCATGTTCGAGATCCCCAAGGActagggtggggaggggcagagggcgcCGTGCTGGGGGGACTCTGTAGTAATCCGTGTGTCTGGATGCTAGTGACTCGTGTGCCTgcaggggggggcgggggaggtcagAATGTtcctggaggctgggggggggggcatctgcTGTGTCAGGCCCCCCAGTGCTGCTGAAGAGCCCAGTAGGAAAGGGGGGGCTGCTCCTCTGGGCCGCCTCCGGCCCTGCTAGGATCAATGTGCCAGGTACAGACTGTTCCCGTCAAGAGACATTTGCATAGAATTCACCGGTGAATTAGGCCTGCATGGGTTTAATGTGAGTGAAGGAGGCTGTGGGAGTAGGAGGCCACAGGGCCAGGGCGGGCTGTCTCCCCTCCCCGCTCGCTCGCTTCCTTTGATGtgtgagaaggggaggggagcccTGCGGGCAGCCCGCCCTGTGCCTCTTgttcctctcctgcctgtgcccggcGGCCCACGCTGCTTCCCCGGGAGGGGGACCAGGGCCGTGTATCCTGCACAGGCGCACACAGGCCTCCCTGTGCCGGCCTCCCTCGTCCTGGCTAGCAGAAGCTTCCCACCCCGCTGGCCCTTGGTCACCACCTGAGAAGAAACATTGGCCTTTGGACCCCCTAGAGATGGGCACCTCCCACTCCCCCCAGCCGCCTTGTTGGCAGGAGTGCGGTGGAGGTGTTTGTGGCTGGGGTTCCAGCTCTAGGGGAGAGGGGGGCGCctggcccaggaggcagccgGAGAGCAGGAAGGAGGCCTGGTGACCGTAGCGGGACAGAGGGGACCAGGTCTACCGGGGAACTGCCGTCCAACGGAGTTGGTGATCCTCTCGCATCTCAGAGTAGAGGGCAGGCGGTTCCAAGGCTCTGATCAGGtaccagaagcacaggaaagcatgcgcctgccccctcccatctgagacagagacagaccgaGGGTGGGGGGTCGGGGGCAGAGCGGTCTTCAGCTGCATAATTAAAAGAACTttctcaggccagtgctgtggcgcagtgggttaatgccctggcctgagatgccggcatcccatgtgggcgctggtttgagtcccagctgttacactcctgatccagctctctgctgtggcctgggaaagcagtagaagatggcccaagtccttgggcccctgcacctgcatgggagacctggaggaagctcctggctcctggcttcggatcagcccagctccggccgttgtggccatctggggagtgaaccggcggatggaaggcctctctgtctacctctttctgtaactctttcaaataaataaaataagtctttaaaaaaaaaaaaaaagaactttccacTCACTGCTGCATaccatagggtttttttttttcttttctttcttttttaaccgaAATTCATAGTGGGATGCGGGTAGTTGAGGGGAAATGctgcctccctggctcctggcatggtCCCCAAGCACCGTCTGTCCCCAGGGTGGTCCCCTCCGCACCTGCTGTGCGTGGCCTGGTGAGGTCAGGTGTGCGGGCCCATTGGCAGTTACGGGGGGTCACTGGTGCCTGTGCTGAGCCCTTGCACAGCACACGTCATCCCCACGCAGCTTGGGGTCAGAAGTTGTGTGCCCCAGATTTGCACttaggaggggcagggctggagcaggagtCACCAGCAGGCCCCCTTACCCAAGTGAGGGCCACATagcggggggggtggggtgggggtggggtggggagcgccTCCCAGAGGTGGAGAGTTTTACCTGCAGGCACCTggtcctggctgcaggctccgcTTTTCAAACAGCGGGAGGGTTTGAAGGCTGAGGGCCTTCCGCCCAGGACCCCAGAGCCTAGAGGCAGCGGGGCTGGGCAGGGTTCCCCGTGGCCTCTCCAGGGGTGGAAGAGTGCCCTCCCGGAAGACCAGGACACCTGCGGGAGCTCTGGGGTGGGGCCTAAAGCAGCTGGGCAGGTGGAGTCTTCAGGCTCCCCACTCTGGGGGCAACCTCAGGATCCctcatcctggggccagcactgtggtgtcatgggtaaagcatcccatataggtgccagttcaagtcccggctgctccacttctgatccagctccctgctagtgcacctgggaaagcagcagcagatggcccaagtgcttgggcccctgcacccacgagggagacttggaggaagctcctggcttcagatagagccagctctggctgtgacagccatttggggagtgaaccagcagatggaagaccgacctctctgcctctccagctctttcaaatgaataaataaatcttaaaaaacaaaaaaacagatccCTTATCCGAAGGTTGATACAGGGTTGGATAGCGCCCCAaatggcagggcctgggctgtggaCCCCGTCTTCCCCAGCTTTTCATGGAGCACAAGGTTggtgaattcctagctcctgggatGGTGGATCCGTGGAATTCCAgccccttttccttccttttgccccgccccttccctccagccgtCTCAAAGCAAAAGAAGTCCGGACTTCcatactgaattttattttatattaaaaaagtcaacaacaataataaagacctcacacacacaaacacacacacacacagtataaacACCTGGATGAGTTTTTGTTCTTGTCCATGCTGACACCGGAACTATTAAAGTGCAAGTTTTGCGTTTTGTTTGTCCTTTGTGCGAttcctcacacacacatgtaaacaAGTCACTTGGCTAGGATTGGCAGTTTCCAGAGCGCAAAGGCCTCGGGGCTGCGCAGGGGCCACGAACAAGCTAACGCCCGCCGGTCCTGCCCCCCCGGACGGGGCAGCACGTTCCTAGAACCCAACAGCGGCCCggcgcccctccctcccctctcccatcctcagAGAGGTTGGGGGAGCCCCAGGCTGAGCCAGTAGTCTTTCCTGCGCGAACAGATGACCGTCCCTTCTCGGCTCGCCGGCGCCTTCCCCAGGGCGCGGGCGTGCGGCGCGGCGCAGGGGGCGCGCAGCCAGGGCCGGTCGCGGCTACGCACGCACTGGACTCTCTTTtaatacaacaacaaaaagaaacgcACGGCCCTCCCCAAGCCGCGGGGCCCCTAGCTGATGACACAGCGCTCCTTGTCCTTGGcttggccgccgccgccggccttCTCGCGGATGTACAGGAGGTCGCTGTGCACGCTCGGCCTGCGCGCGAAGGGCGCCACGATGCCGAAGGCGTCGCCGGGGTCGCCGCCGCCCCTGCCCGCGCGCTGCAGCCACTTGGCACGCAGCGCCTTCTTGCTGTGCAGCGCGTCGCAGTACTGCACAGACACCTTGCGGTGCAAGTCCGGGCTCATCTCGCTCGGCAGCTTGGCCATGGCGAAGAGCGCGCGGAACATCTCGTCCAGGCTGCTGTTCCTCTTGGCCGAGATCTCGAAGTAGGCGCAGCGCCGGGGGTCGTCGCCCACCAGCTGCTGGATCTCGCGCGGCTCCACCTCGCGGTAGAAGTCCCGGTCGCCCTTGTTCCCGCACACCACCAGCGGCACGTCCGCGTTCTCCTTGGTCTTGTTCTTGAGGCACGACTTGGTGTCCAGGATCTgctgcttgagcctctgcacctccTCGAAGGAGTCGCGGTTGTCCAGGCTGAACACCAGGATGAACACGTCTCCTGCgggcggggagagggaggtgagggcgGCGGCCGTGGCGGGCACGGGGCGGACGGGATCCCGGACTGGGCTCCGGGCGCGCACGGCGAGGGTCCCGGGCTGGGCTCCCGGCGCGCACGGCGCGGGTCCCGGACTGGGTTCCGGGCGCGCACGGCGAGGGTCCCGGACTggcctcccctgccccgccccgcgcgcgcgCAAGGGTCCCGGCCCCAGACCCCCGACCCCCGGCTCACCTGTGAGGATGGAGAGGCGCCGCATGGCCGGGAACGGGTGGTTGCCGGACGTGTCGAGGATGTCCAGCTGGTACAGCTCGCCGCGGATGGAGTAGAACTTGCGGTGGAAGTCCTCGATGGTGGGCGTGTAGGCGTCCTCGAAGCGGCCGGTGAGGAAGCGCGACACGATGGCCGTCTTGCCCACCTTGGACGAGCCCAGGACCACCATGCGGTAACAGTTCTTGGCCGGGATGCTCAGCTCCGAGTCGCCCGGGCACATCTTGTTGAGCACCGCGGCCAGTTTCATGGGGGCGAGAGGAGCGCGGGGGCGGGCAGCGGCCGGAGAGCTCGGCGGGGACTCGGGCGCGGAGAGGCTCCCGCTCGGCtcggctcaaatccttgggtgcACGATCCCGGGAACAGCGCTCTGGctccccgcgcccgccgcccgggTTTATATGCAGCCCGCGCCCGCCAAGCCCCGCCCACCACGAACCACGCCTCTTTACCACGCCCCCGTCCCGAGGACCCGCCCCGGCCGGCCCctgcccgctgcccgctgcccgctcGGAGACAGCAGCCCGGGGCCGGGCCGAGGGGTCCtcggggttctggtcccggctttGCCTTTGCGCCTCTGTGATTTGGGGCCAGGATCCCCCCTGAACCCCAACCCCGCAACACGTACACGCGGGCCTACGCGTATGCCCGCTGCCCTCGGTCCTCAGCTTCCCCAGAAATCGCTTGTAGTCACCCCGCGGTAGCAGCGGCGTTTGCGGGGTGCTCGCGCGCACCGCGTCCGTCTGAGCCCCCAGCGCCGGGTCCCCTGCTCCCCCAGTGCGGGGAGCGGGTTCCCGGCAGGCCGCGTTTGCAGGCCACCGCCGCAGGGGGGCGGCAGAGAGCCCCGCCGCGGGGCGCAGCGACGGACTGGAGCGGGGGCCAAGCCCTCGGGCAGCCCCTGGTCCCCGAGAGCCGCAGCCTCTTCTTGCAGCGGGGTGGGGGTCGCAGCCCAGTATCTGGGGGGCCTCCCCCGGCCGCGTGGCTGCGGCCCGGGCCTGCACTCGAACGCTGGAGCGCGGGGCAGGGCCCGGCTGCGGGTCCATCAGGAACCAGCGGCTGTCGATGCCGGCCAGAAATAGGCCGTCTGGAGCTCAGGAGGAAACCCTGGCTGTGCTCGCGGCGTCCGGTGTGGGAGATCCAGGGTTGGGGGGGCATCGGCTGGCTCTGCCCACCCAGCCACCTGCCTTCCTCCCAGTGTTTGCAGAAGGCGAAGGCTCGCgcttgcctggggctggggaggagctcaGAGGCCTCCAGCCCCCGTCTGTGCTGGTGTCTGTGCTGGTGCCCTGCGTCTGTGTGCAGCTGGGGGCTCAGGCCTCCAGGGCTCAGAGTGCCACAGCCCACCAGGCACTGCTTTACACCCACATGTATGCTGCCTTCTGCGAGACCGCCGTGGGAGCAAGGACCGCTGGCTCtgtccattttacaggtggagaaactgaggcagagagcaagcgacttgcctggggggggggtgtctcacaGCTGCCCACTGCatggctggggcttgaactctGGGCGTCTCAACTCTTAACCACCCCAGGCCGGCTTCCCTCCCACCAGAGTGCGCCCTGGAGGGCTCACGGGCCCCTCCCTGTGTGTCTCCATGAGGATGGCCTGTGCTCATGGCCAGGGACTGGGGAGAAAGTGGATTCCACGGAGccatcctcaccaccaccaccaccacccttgccCCTAACCCCAGAAAGGTGCAGCGGCCGAGGGTGGCAGGGTCAAGGGCCCGAGCCTTGGTCCCCGCTGTGGAGACCCAGGGGACCAGACCCCAGTTTCGACCGagcgcctccctcccctccctgcccggcCTGGGTGTTCCTGGCTGCATCACGCGCGCGTCCCTTGGATGCCCGGCCCTCCCTGTGGAAGTCGGTCCTTcagccctgggcccagctgcCAATTCCCCTGCCGATGGCCTCCGGGCGCACACGGCCTCCAGGACTAACAGTAGAGCTGACTCCAGTTAGCTCGGCTGCCCCACTGCTGGGACGGCTGAGCTGCCCGGCTCCCCACAGCGCTGCCTCCTGGTGCCCCAGCTGCACAGAGGAAGCCTTGGGGGAGGTCTGTAAACCACCTTGCAATCCCCCAGACCCACCAGCCTCTGTCCCTGCCCACACTGAGGCGCTCACACCCCAGCTCCCCTGggtcccagcctgcagaggggCTGGGTCCCTGTGCAGGATGCAATGGCAACTGTTTTATATCTAAGCACTGCAGGTGACCGGGCCTGGATAGCTGGCCTCTGAGGCAGGCGTTAGGCATACGGCCTGGTCTAGAGGCCCAGGTTCTGGAAGCTTCTTGGGAGCTAGGTGTGAGGACAGTGCCGGGCAGGCCTTCTCAGGGCTCCAGGTATGGCTGTGGCTGCCCAAGGGGGGCGGAGCCCAGGCCACGCCCTCTGGCAGCTGCCTTCTCAGAGCGATCCCCTGTTCTGGCCACGGCAGAGCCATCCCCCAGAGGCCAGCTCACCCCCCAAACCCTGTGGCCCCCAGCTCCAAGGCGGCCTCAGCCCAGTGAGACTGCAGGGGGCGGCCGGCGGGGCGTCAGGGACACAGGGACGTGAGATTGGTGTCACGGCGTGGGGTCCAGCAGCCCGGAGGTTCCTCCCAGCATCACACCTGCGACCTGGCAGGTCCTCCGCACCCCAGGGGTTGAGCACACCTGACCGCACACAGGGCGCATGCGTATCCCGCCTCTGGGGCGACCCGGAGGgatccagggagggcaggggcgagGCATGAACACAGGCGAGGGGCCACAGGGTCTGTCCACTCCAACCCCACGCAAAGCGGGGAGCTGGGCACCTGCCCAGGCCTCACGGCAgaggatgggctggggccaggccgagGAGGGGCGGCCTGGCGCGAGGCTGTGCTCACAGGAGGACCCCGCTGATGGCTTCCGGCCAGGGGCTCCCACCACAGTCACGGTGTCCAGTGTGCACTGAGCAGCCTTGGTGGGGGCCGCCAGGCTCCTGGGGGTGCGGGGCTGACTCGGgacgccccacccccaccccgggtgcAGTGAGGGGCggtggcagggcggggcggggagttGTGGGGGGACACAGACGCCAGGGGGCCTGCTGGGGTCAGAGTGCCTTTATTGGGGAGTGTGGTCCTGGTAGGGGGCTGGAACCACCCAACGGCAGGTCCGGGGGGCCCCCAAGGCACTGAAGCGCCCCTCTCCCCAGCCGGCCGCTCTCCCCCATGCGGGGCCTGGCCCGGTCATCTTCGTTTGTGGGGCCTGGTGGTCTTCTGGCGGTAGATCTCTGCGGTGAATGGCCTGTGGGGGCGGGCCGAGgtcagctggccccagcccccagcccctccccctgtggGAACCGGACCTGACCCCCActcggccccccacccccagcgcctGCAGCCGCTACCCGGGCGCAGCAGGTGCACCCGTGTCCCGCCCACTGGCCCCTA from Lepus europaeus isolate LE1 chromosome 18, mLepTim1.pri, whole genome shotgun sequence encodes the following:
- the RASD1 gene encoding dexamethasone-induced Ras-related protein 1, which codes for MKLAAVLNKMCPGDSELSIPAKNCYRMVVLGSSKVGKTAIVSRFLTGRFEDAYTPTIEDFHRKFYSIRGELYQLDILDTSGNHPFPAMRRLSILTGDVFILVFSLDNRDSFEEVQRLKQQILDTKSCLKNKTKENADVPLVVCGNKGDRDFYREVEPREIQQLVGDDPRRCAYFEISAKRNSSLDEMFRALFAMAKLPSEMSPDLHRKVSVQYCDALHSKKALRAKWLQRAGRGGGDPGDAFGIVAPFARRPSVHSDLLYIREKAGGGGQAKDKERCVIS